The following proteins are co-located in the Microbacterium sp. SORGH_AS_0888 genome:
- a CDS encoding acyl-CoA dehydrogenase family protein, with amino-acid sequence MLTRPSPVAVPDSEAHWVDTVAALASGFAATVADDDRDARLPIEHLRALSDSGLDAAFLPVAHGGEALSYATLGAAVRTLAAAHPAVATVWLMHIGAAHALVSMSPPAEAAFFADELRAGRRFANALSEPAGGNHFLASQQDATPALEGWTLTGRKLFVSGSEAADHLFLNARVDGAPGFFGVTVDDTVSFPPIDETMGMRATRSRTILFDATPLPRTRLCGPPAPDYANLITVGFGFISIGIAEAAIDALLAYTASKPDLAAAAWVRAETALAWAELRAARLLAEQTAWLADIRSPEAMPAATETKMLANEVAKKAAALALKVGGGSGYLLRSPIQRIFRDAQAGALMAYSVPFSQELVGGWVLDAG; translated from the coding sequence ATGCTCACCCGTCCCTCACCTGTCGCCGTCCCCGACTCCGAGGCCCACTGGGTCGACACCGTGGCCGCGCTCGCGAGCGGCTTCGCCGCGACGGTCGCGGACGACGATCGCGACGCGAGGCTCCCGATCGAGCACCTGCGCGCCCTCTCCGACAGCGGTCTGGATGCGGCCTTCCTGCCCGTCGCGCACGGCGGCGAAGCGCTCTCCTACGCCACGCTCGGCGCGGCCGTGCGGACCCTCGCCGCCGCCCACCCGGCCGTCGCGACCGTGTGGCTCATGCACATCGGCGCAGCGCACGCGCTCGTCTCGATGTCGCCGCCCGCCGAGGCCGCGTTCTTCGCGGACGAGCTGCGCGCCGGGCGCCGCTTCGCGAACGCGCTGTCGGAGCCCGCCGGCGGCAACCACTTCCTCGCCTCGCAGCAGGACGCGACGCCCGCCCTCGAGGGCTGGACCCTCACGGGCCGCAAGCTCTTCGTGTCGGGCTCGGAGGCGGCCGACCACCTCTTCCTCAACGCCCGCGTCGACGGGGCGCCCGGCTTCTTCGGCGTGACCGTGGACGACACGGTCTCGTTCCCGCCGATCGACGAGACCATGGGGATGCGGGCGACGCGGAGCCGCACGATCCTGTTCGACGCGACGCCCCTGCCGCGCACGCGTCTGTGCGGTCCGCCCGCGCCCGACTACGCGAACCTCATCACGGTCGGGTTCGGGTTCATCTCGATCGGGATCGCGGAGGCGGCGATCGACGCGCTCCTCGCCTACACGGCATCGAAGCCGGACCTCGCGGCGGCGGCCTGGGTGCGCGCGGAGACCGCGCTCGCCTGGGCCGAGCTGCGCGCGGCACGACTGCTCGCCGAGCAGACCGCCTGGCTCGCCGACATCCGCTCGCCCGAGGCGATGCCGGCCGCGACCGAGACGAAGATGCTCGCCAACGAGGTCGCGAAGAAGGCCGCTGCGCTTGCGCTCAAGGTGGGCGGCGGCAGCGGGTACCTGCTCCGCTCGCCGATCCAGCGGATCTTCCGCGACGCCCAGGCGGGTGCGCTGATGGCCTACTCGGTCCCGTTCAGCCAGGAGCTGGTCGGCGGCTGGGTGCTCGACGCCGGCTGA
- a CDS encoding BMP family protein produces MRNRLTPLLSAAALLGAAALALSGCSGTATGGGTGSATASDVIKVGALTPGNANDGAFNQALADALKKLQDEGLITYELREQMSDPAKSEPVVADFASQGYDLIIGHGIELGDAIFSVAADHPDVHFTASGGDDILDKHTPNVETWTYSTPEVGYLSGYIAGLTQASPIGRVESMELDFVKATDQFFQKGVTAANPGAQLLPVVYAGSFDDAEAAASATTGLIGQGAKLVYTTGDGIAAGVGSAAAKGGALSVGVSSAAGASALANNVSTVDLDMYPIVKNWVEEVKAGKFGDKGVTSTLENGGIVYQDINTVGGKVPADVKSKVDELITGLKNGSVTIS; encoded by the coding sequence ATGCGAAACCGACTCACCCCCCTGCTCTCGGCAGCAGCGCTCCTCGGCGCGGCCGCCCTCGCGCTCTCCGGCTGCTCCGGCACCGCCACCGGCGGCGGCACGGGCTCCGCCACGGCATCCGACGTGATCAAGGTCGGCGCCCTCACCCCGGGCAACGCCAACGACGGCGCCTTCAACCAGGCCCTCGCCGATGCCCTGAAGAAACTCCAGGACGAGGGGCTCATCACCTACGAGCTGCGCGAGCAGATGTCGGACCCCGCCAAGAGCGAGCCCGTCGTCGCCGACTTCGCCAGCCAGGGCTACGACCTCATCATCGGTCACGGGATCGAGCTCGGCGACGCGATCTTCTCGGTCGCCGCGGACCACCCCGACGTGCACTTCACCGCGTCCGGCGGCGACGACATCCTCGACAAGCACACCCCGAACGTCGAGACATGGACCTACTCCACCCCCGAGGTCGGATACCTCTCCGGGTACATCGCCGGCCTCACCCAGGCGTCCCCGATCGGACGCGTCGAGTCCATGGAGCTCGACTTCGTCAAGGCGACCGACCAGTTCTTCCAGAAGGGCGTGACCGCCGCCAACCCCGGAGCCCAGCTCCTCCCGGTCGTCTACGCCGGCAGCTTCGACGACGCCGAGGCCGCCGCCTCCGCCACGACCGGCCTCATCGGCCAGGGCGCGAAGCTCGTCTACACCACCGGCGACGGCATCGCCGCCGGTGTCGGCTCCGCCGCAGCCAAGGGCGGCGCGCTGAGCGTCGGCGTCTCCTCGGCCGCCGGCGCGAGCGCCCTCGCCAACAACGTCTCGACCGTCGACCTCGACATGTACCCGATCGTGAAGAACTGGGTCGAAGAGGTGAAGGCCGGGAAGTTCGGCGACAAGGGCGTGACCTCGACGCTCGAGAACGGTGGCATCGTCTATCAGGACATCAACACGGTCGGCGGGAAGGTCCCCGCCGACGTCAAGAGCAAGGTCGACGAGCTCATCACCGGCCTCAAGAACGGAAGCGTCACCATCTCCTGA
- a CDS encoding nucleoside deaminase produces MPEELSEIDRDRLRDCIRIAEETRAAGAHPFGALVTDADGRVVSALGNNSLPPDGDPTQHAELRVVAAAFRSLGPEGMPGSTLYTSAEPCVMCSGAAYWGGIDRVVYALSEERLLELTGAHPENPTFSFACREVFARGQRDIAVTGPVMEDEAAAPHIGFWV; encoded by the coding sequence GTGCCTGAGGAACTCTCCGAGATCGACCGCGACCGGCTGCGCGACTGCATCCGGATCGCCGAGGAGACCCGTGCCGCCGGCGCTCATCCCTTCGGCGCGCTCGTGACGGACGCCGACGGCCGCGTCGTCTCGGCGCTCGGGAACAACTCCCTGCCGCCGGACGGCGACCCGACCCAGCACGCGGAGCTGCGTGTGGTCGCGGCGGCGTTCCGGAGCCTCGGACCGGAGGGGATGCCGGGCTCCACGCTCTACACGAGCGCGGAGCCGTGCGTGATGTGCTCCGGCGCCGCCTACTGGGGCGGCATCGACCGGGTCGTCTACGCCCTGTCGGAGGAACGGCTGCTGGAGCTGACGGGCGCCCACCCGGAGAACCCGACGTTCTCGTTCGCGTGCCGCGAGGTGTTCGCCCGCGGCCAGCGCGACATCGCGGTCACGGGCCCCGTCATGGAGGACGAGGCGGCCGCGCCGCACATCGGATTCTGGGTGTAG
- the add gene encoding adenosine deaminase, whose translation MPHPTAAALARVDEDAVRALPKAEVHVHLEGAFSLLDLLRLAKQNGVALPGPALTIFDVSTHDGFARPEVTTGGVAHGAGAAGLSGFLRFLDWQCSLVRTRQQAADVAYAFAARQTGSGVRYSDVIVNPTHWSLWRGRELELLDAFAGGFDEAEQDGLCRVGIAYSLLRGQSAAEAEDAVAALASARPRRVVALSIDGDEKTVGRTGEKFHDAFRTAAAAGLHRTVHAGESSGPEGVWDAIEMLGAERIDHGVRAIEDPALIRRLVDEGISLGVCPRSNVSLGIYPDWRSHPLPLLLDAGVAVTLNTDDPAPLGTALERDWAVAAEQFGFDLHDMAGFARRSIDASFADDDLKRDLRAELEETIGR comes from the coding sequence ATGCCGCACCCCACCGCCGCCGCCCTCGCGCGCGTCGACGAGGACGCCGTCCGCGCCCTGCCCAAGGCCGAGGTGCACGTGCACCTCGAAGGGGCGTTCTCGCTCCTCGACCTCCTGCGGCTCGCGAAGCAGAACGGCGTCGCCCTGCCGGGCCCCGCCCTCACGATCTTCGACGTCTCGACGCACGACGGCTTCGCCCGTCCGGAGGTCACGACCGGCGGCGTGGCCCACGGCGCCGGAGCGGCCGGGCTCAGCGGCTTCCTGCGGTTCCTCGACTGGCAGTGCTCACTCGTGCGCACCCGCCAGCAGGCCGCCGACGTCGCCTACGCCTTCGCCGCCCGCCAGACCGGCTCGGGTGTGCGCTACAGCGATGTCATCGTCAACCCCACCCACTGGAGCCTCTGGCGAGGCCGAGAGCTCGAGCTCCTCGACGCGTTCGCCGGCGGCTTCGACGAGGCCGAGCAGGACGGCCTCTGCCGGGTCGGCATCGCCTACTCCCTGCTCCGCGGCCAGAGCGCCGCCGAGGCGGAGGACGCTGTCGCGGCGCTGGCCTCCGCGCGCCCTCGTCGCGTCGTCGCACTGTCGATCGACGGCGACGAGAAGACCGTCGGCCGTACCGGCGAGAAGTTCCACGACGCCTTCCGCACGGCCGCGGCGGCCGGGCTCCACCGCACGGTCCACGCGGGGGAGTCGAGCGGGCCGGAAGGCGTGTGGGACGCGATCGAGATGCTCGGCGCCGAGCGGATCGACCACGGCGTGCGGGCCATCGAGGACCCGGCCCTCATCCGCCGCCTCGTCGACGAAGGCATCTCGCTGGGCGTCTGCCCCCGCTCGAACGTCTCGCTGGGCATCTACCCGGACTGGCGCTCGCACCCGCTGCCGCTCCTGCTGGACGCGGGCGTGGCCGTCACCCTCAACACGGATGACCCGGCCCCGCTCGGCACGGCCCTCGAGCGCGACTGGGCGGTCGCCGCCGAGCAGTTCGGCTTCGACCTGCACGACATGGCCGGCTTCGCGCGCCGCTCGATCGACGCCTCCTTCGCAGACGACGACCTCAAGCGCGACCTGCGCGCCGAGCTCGAGGAGACGATCGGACGATGA
- a CDS encoding DUF6541 family protein produces the protein MLAAWAGALPAILVALLVLWIPGLIVTASLRLGVIPRTALAGATSVTLIGVAGVLFGLLRLPFSIWQPLLLAVIGGAAVWLLRRRLGRMPVQRAGLHAGWLVLAWVAASVTIAVVAFAAVPSPERISQTYDNVFHLSAISHILQTGDASSLTLRTLIETTRSWSFYPSGWHSTVALTAQLSGVSVPVAVNATWIAACAALWLPGVAWLSQVLVRGFDRHLVALVALPLGVAFGAMPYGLLTWGTLYPTFFATALVPAALAAPLAIWLPRRRREGSGYSMLAGVAATIVVLAAVGFGQPRVLVTWAVVLLPFAIAETVRAYRWARTAGGRSRVVAGRALVVGIVLLILAAAGAFAYLVFRLGLFERPLDDRLGGPQAKATQSVAAGLWQVVSQSWPLGLDGVVTFPAILLAAAVLVGVVIAARTRGMRWLLVAYAVFAVLFALAAGSDDVFSKLATALWYKDRYRLSSALPIVAVPLATLGIVTCVGWMVRGRRVLTAVSAALTVLIAGTAAIGLAAGGVTSSVAFVFRMPDRGATSEVVSRAQIDFMRDVVAQTVPADQRLLGDPWDGSALSREYAGRQPVFPHVNGQWDPDRALIAWHLQDIGTDPAVCRALDALRVRYVLYHPHEFGGGDPSGNHFIGVHTAVKDGLFTEVATDGDSTLYRIDQCGPLPG, from the coding sequence ATGCTCGCCGCTTGGGCGGGGGCACTCCCGGCGATTCTCGTCGCGCTCCTGGTGCTGTGGATCCCGGGATTGATCGTCACGGCATCCCTCCGACTCGGTGTCATCCCTCGGACCGCCCTTGCAGGCGCCACCAGCGTCACGCTCATCGGCGTCGCCGGCGTCCTCTTCGGCCTGCTTCGGCTCCCGTTCTCGATCTGGCAGCCCCTCCTGCTGGCTGTCATCGGGGGAGCGGCTGTCTGGCTGCTGCGTCGTCGCCTCGGACGCATGCCGGTGCAGAGAGCGGGTCTTCACGCGGGGTGGCTCGTGCTCGCCTGGGTCGCCGCATCCGTCACGATCGCCGTCGTCGCCTTCGCGGCCGTGCCGAGCCCTGAGCGGATCAGCCAGACCTACGACAACGTCTTCCACCTCTCCGCGATCTCGCACATCCTGCAGACGGGGGATGCGTCCTCGCTCACCCTGCGGACGCTCATCGAGACGACGCGCTCATGGTCGTTCTACCCGTCGGGCTGGCACTCGACAGTCGCGCTGACCGCGCAGCTGTCCGGCGTCTCGGTCCCGGTCGCCGTCAACGCGACGTGGATCGCGGCGTGCGCGGCGCTGTGGCTGCCGGGAGTTGCCTGGCTCTCCCAGGTCCTCGTGCGGGGTTTCGATCGCCACCTCGTCGCCCTCGTGGCGCTGCCGCTGGGCGTCGCCTTCGGGGCGATGCCCTACGGGCTGCTCACCTGGGGCACGCTGTATCCGACCTTCTTCGCGACCGCGCTCGTGCCTGCGGCGCTCGCGGCGCCGCTCGCGATCTGGCTGCCCCGGCGGCGCCGGGAAGGCTCCGGGTACTCGATGCTCGCGGGCGTCGCCGCGACGATCGTCGTGTTGGCCGCGGTCGGCTTCGGGCAGCCTCGTGTGCTCGTCACCTGGGCGGTCGTCCTCCTCCCGTTCGCGATCGCCGAGACCGTGCGCGCCTACCGGTGGGCGCGGACTGCCGGGGGGCGCTCGCGTGTCGTCGCGGGGCGCGCGCTCGTGGTCGGCATCGTGCTCCTGATCCTCGCGGCCGCTGGTGCCTTCGCCTACCTCGTCTTCCGACTCGGGCTGTTCGAGCGACCGCTCGACGATCGACTGGGAGGCCCCCAGGCGAAAGCCACGCAGTCCGTGGCCGCGGGGCTCTGGCAGGTGGTCTCGCAGTCCTGGCCCCTCGGTCTCGACGGCGTGGTGACCTTCCCTGCGATCCTGCTCGCGGCCGCTGTGCTCGTCGGCGTCGTGATCGCCGCTCGCACACGCGGGATGCGCTGGCTCCTCGTGGCCTATGCGGTCTTCGCCGTGCTGTTCGCGCTCGCCGCCGGCTCCGACGACGTCTTCTCCAAGCTCGCGACCGCGCTCTGGTACAAGGACCGCTACCGGCTGAGCTCGGCGCTCCCTATCGTCGCGGTGCCGCTCGCGACGCTCGGCATCGTCACCTGCGTCGGGTGGATGGTGCGCGGACGACGTGTCTTGACCGCGGTCTCCGCGGCGCTCACCGTCCTCATCGCAGGCACGGCGGCGATCGGTCTCGCCGCAGGCGGAGTGACCTCATCCGTCGCGTTCGTGTTCCGCATGCCCGATCGTGGAGCGACGTCCGAGGTCGTCTCGCGCGCGCAGATCGACTTCATGCGCGACGTCGTGGCGCAGACCGTGCCGGCGGATCAGCGACTGCTCGGCGATCCCTGGGACGGCTCGGCGCTCTCGCGCGAGTACGCAGGACGGCAACCGGTGTTCCCCCACGTCAACGGACAGTGGGACCCCGACCGTGCGCTCATCGCCTGGCACTTGCAGGACATCGGCACGGATCCGGCCGTCTGCCGCGCCCTCGACGCGCTCCGCGTGCGGTACGTGCTGTACCATCCCCACGAGTTCGGGGGAGGGGACCCCTCCGGCAACCACTTCATCGGCGTGCACACCGCGGTCAAGGACGGGCTCTTCACAGAGGTCGCGACCGACGGCGACTCGACCCTCTACCGCATCGACCAGTGCGGGCCGCTGCCGGGCTGA
- a CDS encoding ABC transporter ATP-binding protein, which translates to MTHTTIETGRALVARSVSKSYGPVRALVDADIDVRPGRVHAIVGENGAGKSTLAKVIAGIETPDAAQMRLDEASYAPRDRAEARARGVNMVPQQLSLVGELSLVENLLLVGSGRIARRGAARALLRETLRRADVEVDLDAPTSRLSQAQRQLGEIIVALAEGAQILILDEPTASLGPLETGGLFAHLRALCAQGTAIVLITHRLDEVREVADDVTVLSHGRVVHHGAATGLSPAEIARLMVGELPEPAPRAARTPGDDVLVARGVSAASDADGALHDVSLTLRAGEVVGLAGVSGSGQNLLLDVLAGLTPPTAGTVELDGAPVTAAGALRGGVAWIPEERADALVPTMAAGETLDLYRAVAGAPADPESRRATRAARRERQTAQMRAFDVRPPRPQLAASGFSGGNQQKLLIARELGRSGAGGGAPRAVLAYGPSQGLDLRAAQAVRERVVAAAEAGAAVLVASHDLEELLQVSDRILVMFGGRLVADLPASHATTENLGRAMAGLTEEK; encoded by the coding sequence ATGACCCACACCACCATCGAGACGGGCCGGGCCCTCGTGGCCCGGTCCGTCTCGAAGAGCTACGGACCCGTCCGCGCCCTCGTCGATGCCGACATCGACGTGCGGCCCGGGCGGGTGCACGCGATCGTCGGCGAGAACGGGGCGGGGAAGTCCACGCTCGCCAAGGTCATCGCGGGCATCGAGACGCCGGACGCCGCGCAGATGCGTCTCGACGAGGCGTCCTACGCCCCCCGCGACCGCGCCGAGGCCCGCGCACGCGGCGTCAACATGGTGCCGCAGCAGCTCAGCCTCGTCGGCGAGCTCAGTCTCGTCGAGAACCTGCTGCTCGTCGGCTCGGGCCGCATCGCACGGCGGGGCGCCGCCCGCGCCCTCCTGCGAGAGACGCTGCGACGCGCGGATGTCGAGGTCGACCTCGACGCGCCGACCTCGCGCCTGAGCCAGGCCCAGCGGCAGCTGGGTGAGATCATCGTGGCCCTGGCCGAGGGCGCGCAGATCCTCATCCTCGACGAGCCGACGGCGAGCCTCGGCCCGCTCGAGACGGGCGGCCTGTTCGCCCATCTGCGTGCGCTCTGCGCGCAGGGCACGGCGATCGTGCTCATCACCCACCGGCTCGACGAGGTGCGGGAGGTCGCCGACGACGTCACCGTCCTCTCCCACGGCCGGGTCGTGCACCACGGCGCCGCCACCGGGCTCAGCCCGGCCGAGATCGCCCGGCTCATGGTGGGCGAGCTGCCCGAGCCCGCGCCCCGCGCCGCGCGCACCCCCGGCGACGACGTGCTCGTCGCTCGCGGCGTGAGCGCCGCGAGCGACGCCGACGGCGCACTGCACGATGTCTCGCTCACTCTCCGCGCCGGAGAGGTCGTCGGCCTCGCCGGCGTCTCCGGCAGCGGCCAGAACCTCCTGCTCGACGTCCTCGCCGGTCTCACCCCGCCCACGGCGGGAACGGTCGAGCTCGACGGCGCACCCGTGACCGCCGCCGGCGCGCTCCGCGGCGGGGTCGCCTGGATCCCCGAGGAGCGCGCCGATGCGCTCGTGCCCACCATGGCGGCCGGGGAGACGCTCGACCTCTACCGCGCGGTCGCCGGCGCCCCCGCCGATCCGGAGTCCCGCCGCGCCACGCGCGCGGCCCGCCGCGAGCGGCAGACCGCCCAGATGCGTGCGTTCGACGTACGTCCGCCGCGGCCGCAGCTCGCCGCATCCGGCTTCTCCGGCGGCAACCAGCAGAAGCTGCTGATCGCCCGCGAGCTCGGCCGCTCCGGCGCCGGCGGCGGCGCGCCCCGGGCCGTCCTCGCCTACGGGCCGAGCCAGGGCCTCGACCTGCGGGCCGCCCAGGCCGTGCGCGAACGCGTCGTCGCCGCCGCGGAAGCGGGCGCGGCCGTGCTCGTGGCCTCCCACGACCTCGAAGAGCTGCTGCAGGTGTCCGACCGCATCCTCGTGATGTTCGGCGGCCGCCTCGTCGCCGACCTGCCCGCATCCCACGCCACGACGGAGAACCTGGGGCGCGCGATGGCCGGCCTCACGGAGGAGAAGTGA
- a CDS encoding ABC transporter permease — protein MKALASRRALVVTGVVVAVVLVAALLIVAAGADPLTGLRGLVEGISSSPYRVGELLVGAVPVAIIALTLIPALRAGVFSVGAEGQIIVGAIFATAAILGIRAVLGDAAPGIVYGLVGFLAGAAGGALFALVPAFLAVRWHVDVILSSLLLNYVAIGLLGWSLRTWLASGEKTATPQSAKLPATAEIPPLIPGTRAHWGIVLALLIAVAFWVWQRTSASTRLIVFASRPALAARLGTSRPRAIYTTLIVSGLGAGVVGWIQVAGIGGRLLGSVSGGVGFSGVAVALLGALVPPGIVLAALFFSALTAGAVGMQSATGTVPSSIAEVVKGVLVLGVACIAAVSRHPVVPPAQAPTAADDAETALEEGAR, from the coding sequence ATGAAGGCGCTCGCCTCCCGCCGCGCCCTCGTCGTGACCGGCGTCGTCGTCGCCGTGGTGCTCGTGGCGGCGCTGCTCATCGTCGCCGCGGGCGCCGACCCGCTGACGGGCCTGCGCGGGCTCGTCGAGGGCATCAGCAGCTCTCCCTACCGCGTGGGGGAGCTGCTGGTGGGCGCCGTCCCGGTCGCGATCATTGCGCTCACCCTCATCCCCGCCCTGCGCGCCGGCGTGTTCAGCGTCGGCGCCGAGGGCCAGATCATCGTGGGGGCGATCTTCGCCACGGCGGCCATCCTCGGCATCCGCGCCGTCCTCGGCGACGCGGCGCCGGGGATCGTGTACGGGCTCGTCGGCTTCCTCGCCGGCGCCGCGGGGGGCGCGCTCTTCGCCCTCGTCCCCGCGTTCCTCGCCGTGCGCTGGCACGTCGACGTCATCCTCTCCAGCCTGCTGCTGAACTACGTCGCCATCGGGCTGCTCGGCTGGTCTCTGCGCACCTGGCTCGCCTCGGGCGAGAAGACGGCGACGCCGCAGAGCGCGAAGCTCCCCGCCACCGCCGAGATCCCGCCCCTCATCCCCGGCACACGCGCCCACTGGGGGATCGTGCTGGCGCTGCTCATCGCCGTCGCGTTCTGGGTGTGGCAGCGCACGAGCGCCAGCACCCGGCTCATCGTCTTCGCGAGCCGTCCCGCGCTCGCCGCCCGGCTGGGCACGAGCAGGCCGCGCGCGATCTACACGACCCTCATCGTCTCGGGCCTCGGTGCCGGCGTCGTCGGCTGGATCCAGGTCGCGGGCATCGGCGGACGCCTGCTCGGCAGCGTCTCCGGCGGCGTCGGATTCTCCGGCGTCGCGGTCGCGCTCCTCGGCGCCCTCGTGCCTCCCGGGATCGTGCTGGCCGCCCTCTTCTTCTCCGCCCTCACGGCGGGGGCGGTGGGCATGCAGTCCGCCACCGGAACCGTGCCGTCCTCGATCGCGGAGGTCGTCAAGGGCGTGCTCGTGCTCGGCGTGGCCTGCATCGCCGCCGTGTCGCGGCATCCCGTCGTCCCGCCTGCGCAGGCGCCGACCGCCGCGGACGACGCCGAGACCGCACTCGAGGAGGGGGCCCGATGA
- a CDS encoding adenine deaminase C-terminal domain-containing protein yields MEMYNGYFKRAFDAQLAVRDGLVQTDVDTDVLKIAILDRHHAEHHTGIGFVRGFGLRRGAMAITMNCPNMNVAVVGADDASMLRAVEELRAMGGGFVTVDGDEVLARVPLPVGGMMSDAPFEVTAELLRDGHAATAALGCRIPSPYIILSFVGLYVVPDLGITERGLIDVAGQQFVDVLLPGPVDACGHGHTETAR; encoded by the coding sequence ATGGAGATGTACAACGGCTACTTCAAACGCGCCTTCGACGCGCAGCTGGCCGTCCGTGACGGACTCGTGCAGACGGATGTCGACACCGACGTCCTGAAGATCGCGATCCTCGACCGTCACCACGCCGAGCACCACACCGGGATCGGGTTCGTGCGCGGGTTCGGCCTCCGCCGCGGCGCCATGGCGATCACCATGAACTGCCCCAACATGAACGTCGCCGTCGTCGGTGCCGATGACGCCTCCATGCTCCGCGCGGTCGAGGAGCTGCGGGCGATGGGCGGCGGCTTCGTGACGGTCGACGGCGACGAGGTCCTCGCGCGTGTGCCGCTGCCGGTGGGCGGCATGATGAGCGACGCGCCGTTCGAGGTCACCGCCGAGCTCCTCCGCGACGGGCACGCGGCCACCGCGGCGCTGGGGTGTCGCATCCCCTCCCCGTACATCATCCTGTCCTTCGTCGGGCTGTACGTCGTGCCCGATCTCGGCATCACCGAGCGCGGCCTCATCGACGTGGCCGGTCAGCAGTTCGTCGACGTCCTCCTGCCCGGACCTGTCGACGCCTGCGGGCACGGGCACACGGAGACGGCCCGATGA
- a CDS encoding amidohydrolase family protein encodes MTEKTDLYPTDAELSHLRAVASGRARPDLIVRGGLVLSPGTEEWLERDVVIAGRHIATLTAWGHVADAAAEIDATGQHVVPTFIDAHLHIEYTNLTPGELARLSVARGTTTVLTDPNGAANVWGPRGMDLLLSTRTPLRIFQQVSPTTPASLELERGGAVIPEETVRARLRDDVTATLGEGNPFDYGEVSTGRFREALVAGRRITGHTAAQTEESLWGYLAAGVGDDHNSATVEEVLERTRLGAMITVMGSSLTDNTVPLFADLDAIAPALRHMCFCADDKHALDLSTSGHIDHHVRQAIRFGVDPPPRLPHGYRHPGALLPPRPGARAPRALPSGRPPAHPRPRRGAALARDLRGRGRRPRRRRAVREPRSDPRLGEGHRAPARHAGARRVRRACARGRGPGPGAGDGDVQRLLQTRLRRAAGRP; translated from the coding sequence GTGACCGAGAAGACCGATCTCTACCCGACCGACGCGGAGCTCTCGCACCTGCGCGCGGTCGCGTCCGGCCGGGCACGGCCCGACCTCATCGTGCGCGGCGGCCTCGTGCTCTCGCCCGGCACGGAGGAGTGGCTCGAACGCGACGTCGTCATCGCGGGACGGCACATCGCGACCCTCACCGCCTGGGGTCACGTCGCGGATGCGGCGGCGGAGATCGACGCCACCGGTCAGCACGTGGTGCCCACCTTCATCGACGCCCATCTGCACATCGAGTACACGAACCTCACGCCCGGCGAGCTCGCGCGCCTGAGCGTCGCCCGCGGCACCACGACCGTGCTCACCGACCCCAACGGAGCGGCCAACGTCTGGGGCCCGCGCGGCATGGACCTCCTGCTCTCGACCCGCACGCCGCTGCGCATCTTCCAGCAGGTCTCGCCGACCACCCCCGCCTCGCTCGAGCTGGAACGCGGGGGAGCGGTCATCCCCGAGGAGACCGTGCGCGCCCGCCTGCGCGACGACGTCACCGCGACGCTCGGCGAGGGCAACCCGTTCGACTACGGGGAGGTCTCCACCGGACGCTTCCGCGAGGCGCTCGTGGCCGGCCGCCGCATCACGGGCCACACCGCCGCGCAGACGGAGGAGTCGCTCTGGGGCTACCTCGCCGCCGGCGTCGGCGACGACCACAACTCCGCGACCGTCGAGGAGGTGCTCGAACGCACGCGGCTCGGCGCCATGATCACGGTCATGGGCTCCTCGCTCACCGACAACACGGTCCCGCTGTTCGCCGACCTCGACGCGATCGCCCCGGCCCTGCGACACATGTGCTTCTGCGCCGACGACAAGCACGCGCTCGACCTCTCGACCTCCGGCCACATCGACCACCACGTGCGGCAGGCGATCCGTTTCGGCGTCGACCCCCCTCCTCGCCTACCGCATGGCTACCGTCACCCCGGCGCACTACTACCGCCTCGACCAGGTGCTCGGGCTCCTCGCGCCCTCCCGTCTGGCCGACCTCCAGCTCATCCCCGACCTCGCCGAGGTGCGGCCCTCGCTCGTGATCTCCGCGGGCGAGGTCGTCGCCCGCGACGGCGTCGCGCTGTTCGAGAACCACGATCCGATCCCCGACTGGGCGAAGGACACCGTGCACCTGCCCGACACGCTGGCGCCCGACGTGTTCGCCGTGCCTGCGCCCGGGGACGCGGACCTGGTCCGGGTGCGGGCGATGGAGATGTACAACGGCTACTTCAAACGCGCCTTCGACGCGCAGCTGGCCGTCCGTGA